The Lepeophtheirus salmonis chromosome 13, UVic_Lsal_1.4, whole genome shotgun sequence genome segment tttatgtatgattGAAGATTATATCATATGTTTCCCCCTCaagattagaaaaaataatgatgccAACTTCAATTACTTCCATGTAGTATTATATGGATTGCCAATTTCAAAAAGCCACTCCCGCTTTTTAGGACATATAATATGCTAAATACTTTGATAATATGCATGTTTGATTATATACAGtgataaaaatccagtgtattttttagctggcctgttttttttggaatgggtatctgaagaatgaattttcttttctaggaCATGTATGACATGGGTGCATAATATATTGAAGGCAAGGATATGAATATTTGAGAGATTAACTTAATACGTTCTAATCCATAGAGAATATGTAAAGGGATATGCATTTTACATAAACAAGGCTATTATATGCAATCAAAAATTAGTCATACTAGGAAGGAGGAACAGATattaatccataaaaaaatatgacttaagttttgaatttttcaaacataaataccGAATACGTAGTGTTGTATCCACTTGAGTCGCATCTTAAAGTGTTATTCGGTATACCAAAACTATAGTGGTATTCCAATACTACTGACTCTTTTAAAACCGTTTTTAAATGTCAATGAacagacaaattttactttaataatatagaagacaATTATACATCAAATCTTCGGTATTACTCTCTAgttttcataagcacactccCACCTAGCTGTTCAATGCTTACATGTTattttctcaagaatgaaataagcATAACaacagcttgaaaaaaaaaacatagttaaggtctcaacaacaacaaaactcgtACGCTAAAGAATGCTAGTATTTACAGCCCCAAATATATGTACTCGCATTTCTCTCTTTGTAATGTTTTGAGATAAGCAAAGAGTATTTTATTCACTAGACTAAGTCCCTAACTAAGTTTAGCTAGACAGACTTTTTGCTAACCCTGATTTTAAGtcaaattcattattaaaaggGTATAGCAGCAAAACGTAGACTCAacagatggatttagaaatacatcaaaaattttatattttcaatataagtaaaaaaatgttaccccGTATAGAAAAATCTAGTGGATTCAAATTTGGTGAGGAAGGGCCCCATATCTCTTTAGACGAGAATCGAGCTGTtatgctgccctaccctgtatgtACAAGGGACCCCACTTATTGCGGTTCTTGAGAACAAGAAAAGTCCACCTTATATATAATCCGCTTTGTATGGGGACTTTTTTTTGTGCTAAACCTGtaaatgggagaaattatttttcaaggactccttttttttatagatattatataattataacaatgtaatatttgtcgtggttgtaattttttctcaaattcacGTAGTATTTTCAGCAATTCTtacattttgggataatatttgaaatcttaaaaaattgtttttgaataaataatgatggattgacttaatttatacaactcaaaacaGAGTAGATAAATGTGAAAGGGTTTACTTACGTAAATggtcaaaaattattgaattaattatttaaattgatgaatgtgtcctttaaaaaagaagtatcAACTTCATTCCGTCTCTGTACAAGATCAttatgtagtaagtttcattcaaataattaattaatatgaaatattctttttcgattgatctttcaatactaaggtgattaattcataaagttgGTAGAGTTACAAAATGATTCAAATGAATTTGGAGTTGAATAATTCAAATGGCTGGATTCACAAccaaaatcacaaaatattatttcaaactaAGGATAATTGATTCTTCGATATATgtagttttaatgaaattgttttcgTTGGCTTATTATCCCAGGGACTTTAATTTCTAGAGTATGATTCGTTTAGTTCCTTGAGGTAGGATTTGTAATATTTAGAGCTCCCAGCTCTGAATctgcagctattttaaaatttgtgactccaaatcatagataaatgtacatattctcTGAGTTCCCAACCGACTCCGAGGGTAAATACATGTGACTCTGCTGATTCACGGCCATCACTCATCACCAATCATTATTACTTCATGGGAATTAGATGTAcctagttaataaaaataagcttattttgatctttttaagATCATGGGGATATAGACAATCGATACAGTCTGACTGATGTTTCCAATTTATTCTATTAGTGCACTAAATTTAAGAATCTTGTTCATCCTAATGAATTACTTACATCAATACAACCCTAATgggtgaatattttatattatttgaataaaacttactctaattcaatatttattcaaatctgTGCATAAATACCTGCGACTTAACAAACTACCGgctcaattaaatataattactgaagAGTTACATTCTTTTGATCCTTCTAAACTCATGAAAAGGGGATATGAGCGATCGATATAGTCTGTATTAAGCTTTCTATCCCTTCCTGTTTGGTATCCaacatataagtacatattgttataaattgattacattattattcaaagatcaatggatatcatattttcatattataggAATAAAACTTACTAGATAACCTTTTAAGACACGATATAAAGATGACACTGTATTTTTGATCGGCAATTCCCtagtttaatagttttttaaaattttaacacataCTTGAGATAAAATTctaactacgacaaatattatagtcttattattgtacaaaattcatataAGTTTGCCAAGTAGAATTTCTTATCAAAAAGGATGCTTTTCACCTCAAAGAGGGACAGAAATTATACGGAATAATTCGAAATTAAAATGTCATCATATACGGAATTAATTAAGATATCAATATGTTTATTATCATAATGCATAATTAATAGGTTTCAAAGGTACATAATTGATAAGTTTGCTCTTTGATAAGCTTGTGTAGTAATTAATTCCGTTGAACAGGTATATGTGATTATTCATGTTCAACAAAGCCATCGTCATCTGAGAGAAACCTTCGTTTCTTGGCCGTATTCATATAGGGTCGTAATACCCATTCCGAGTTAGCTGCTGAAATTGATTCTAATGTAcctaatttaatttcatagaGTCTGAGTTGGAATCTTGGTCCGACTTCGGAGAGTTCAATATTCTTTCCATCTCCTTTTTTGTAGGTATGATGTCTGAAGGAAATGTAGTCGTCGTGGTTGGCAAAGGTCATGACCCGTTTGGAATCTTCTTTCGGTACAGGGAACAAATATTTGAGAATATTCGTGCACTAAAAagatatagaataataaataaggcACAATAATTAAGGAGTTTAGTCAAGAACTTACTCTTTCTCCTAATTTAGATTTGAAGTTGTGGAATACTAAGTGGGGATATTGCTCTGACATGTTGCCCAATTCAGGTATATCGTGCCTCATGACGATGTCTGAGAGGGTAAAGTATGCAGTAGGGCCAAAGGGCAAATGACATACAATTAGTCCATCAGGATTGCCTCTATGCTCATGAACAATGACCACATCCGTCACTTCGTTGGCTCTGCATGCATCCATGAGttgtttaaattcataattaccCCTATTGATCCTCTGAGAATTGGGCACtagtaatttaatttcct includes the following:
- the LOC121127997 gene encoding U3 small nucleolar ribonucleoprotein protein IMP4: MIRRQARLRREYLYRKGVEERQNAIQSKKDRLRKALESNSLIDPSLRRDALDLQQSIKWDDDGPRLATTLNSGSGGVDTRNSQDDEYAWAGVSDPKVMLTTSRDPSSRLKKFVKEIKLLVPNSQRINRGNYEFKQLMDACRANEVTDVVIVHEHRGNPDGLIVCHLPFGPTAYFTLSDIVMRHDIPELGNMSEQYPHLVFHNFKSKLGERCTNILKYLFPVPKEDSKRVMTFANHDDYISFRHHTYKKGDGKNIELSEVGPRFQLRLYEIKLGTLESISAANSEWVLRPYMNTAKKRRFLSDDDGFVEHE